From the genome of Psychrilyobacter atlanticus DSM 19335, one region includes:
- a CDS encoding MurR/RpiR family transcriptional regulator, giving the protein MDCITKLKEMKEVFTKTEKKIAQYILGNLENIKGMRAKELGELIGISQPSIIRFAKKLGYKGFPEFKIALSEAVIRKKSKKTKIVHDQISMDDISSEVIKKVAYQNIEAIRNTTSIVDVSDMEETVGAICKARNIYILGAGFSGLVAKNLMYKLLEINLSASYLDDTHVQLTSMNNTTPDDLVFAISHSGQTYEIIKSVEIAKKNGAKVITLTKVLENPLSKLADIAIKTVAENVNFRLTAISSTITQLTVIDAIFILLSKINYEKNLSLAKKNTKTVKILKIKK; this is encoded by the coding sequence ATGGATTGTATAACAAAATTAAAGGAAATGAAAGAGGTATTTACAAAGACAGAAAAAAAGATAGCTCAATATATTTTAGGAAATTTAGAAAACATAAAGGGAATGAGAGCCAAAGAATTAGGAGAATTAATAGGTATAAGCCAGCCCAGTATAATTAGGTTTGCCAAAAAATTGGGATATAAGGGATTTCCGGAATTTAAGATAGCTCTAAGTGAAGCAGTAATAAGGAAAAAATCAAAAAAAACTAAGATAGTACACGATCAGATTTCAATGGATGACATAAGTTCGGAAGTTATAAAAAAAGTGGCGTATCAAAATATTGAGGCTATAAGAAATACTACTTCTATTGTGGATGTTTCAGATATGGAAGAAACTGTAGGTGCCATATGCAAGGCAAGAAATATCTATATTTTAGGAGCTGGATTTTCAGGTCTGGTGGCCAAGAATTTGATGTATAAATTGTTGGAGATAAATCTAAGTGCCAGTTATTTAGATGATACCCATGTACAGCTGACTAGTATGAATAATACCACTCCCGATGATCTGGTCTTTGCTATATCCCACAGCGGACAGACATATGAGATAATCAAATCTGTTGAGATAGCGAAAAAAAATGGAGCAAAGGTAATTACTTTGACTAAGGTATTGGAAAATCCACTGAGTAAGTTAGCAGATATAGCCATTAAAACTGTAGCTGAAAATGTTAATTTCAGGCTGACTGCGATTTCATCTACAATAACTCAGCTGACAGTGATAGATGCAATTTTTATCCTCCTCAGTAAGATTAACTATGAAAAAAACTTGAGTTTAGCTAAGAAAAATACAAAGACAGTAAAGATATTGAAAATAAAAAAGTAA
- a CDS encoding DUF496 family protein — translation MDNALEIVRNMRRKNKIKREVTDVEKKIRDNRKRVELLDNLSSYIKDNMTTDEIKDIIQSMKSDYEDRIDDFIIKTAEFSKERRDLNKSIKELMQANQMNENN, via the coding sequence ATGGATAACGCTTTAGAAATCGTAAGAAACATGAGAAGAAAAAATAAAATCAAAAGAGAAGTAACTGATGTTGAAAAAAAAATAAGAGACAACAGAAAAAGGGTTGAATTATTAGATAACTTATCATCATATATCAAAGATAATATGACTACAGATGAGATAAAAGATATCATTCAAAGTATGAAGAGTGACTACGAGGATAGAATCGATGATTTCATCATCAAAACTGCTGAGTTTTCAAAGGAAAGAAGAGATCTTAATAAAAGTATCAAGGAATTGATGCAAGCTAACCAAATGAATGAAAATAACTAA
- a CDS encoding cyclic nucleotide-binding domain-containing protein gives MSKKELRNKVIELLSKTSFFGGIAREDIDFFIEKLIERSYSAGENIFEEGETTEDSYLLLEGEVKAVVGGRTADKFYPGMFFGIIAQVGIPKHLATAIADTDIILVVIPKTTLSLLEKQKPELYGKIILKMWKDTSNC, from the coding sequence ATGTCTAAAAAGGAACTGAGAAATAAGGTTATTGAACTCTTGTCAAAGACATCTTTCTTTGGAGGAATAGCCAGAGAAGATATAGATTTTTTTATAGAAAAACTTATAGAAAGAAGTTATAGTGCCGGAGAAAATATCTTTGAAGAGGGAGAAACAACAGAGGACTCCTATCTTCTTTTAGAGGGAGAGGTAAAGGCAGTCGTAGGAGGGAGAACAGCAGATAAATTTTATCCAGGAATGTTTTTCGGAATAATCGCCCAAGTAGGTATCCCTAAACATCTTGCAACAGCAATTGCCGATACAGATATTATTCTAGTAGTGATCCCCAAGACGACTCTCTCCCTTTTGGAAAAGCAAAAGCCCGAACTCTATGGAAAGATAATACTCAAAATGTGGAAAGATACCTCAAATTGCTAA
- a CDS encoding SphA family protein has protein sequence MKKIIVFLLSLLHLTIIYGAEGGYSNYIPGTYGDFGMALEPPHGLTIRNDIYYYGASTNKTIRNTGIDVDGDITMKMDLLTMIYNTKIEFFNGNYAYGAAIPLVYLEVKGGSNFGRFNENAKGLGDLTLIPGMLFWNEGNYHFSLGEFIIIPTADYDEEAEANTGLNYYSFDTNFAATYLNPETGQDYSVNIGHIYNTENKDTDYQTGQEFHIDLVLNQFFSENFAVGVHGFYLKQFTSDQVKNDTANSLLSGFKGEAAGFGPAVMWATNIMNQDVTFIAKWLYEFHADNRIEGDHLFLSFALSL, from the coding sequence ATGAAAAAAATTATAGTGTTTTTATTGTCCTTATTACATTTGACAATTATTTATGGAGCTGAAGGCGGGTATAGTAACTATATTCCTGGAACATATGGAGATTTTGGAATGGCATTGGAGCCACCTCATGGTCTTACTATACGGAATGATATATATTATTATGGTGCGAGCACCAATAAAACAATTAGAAACACAGGGATTGATGTGGATGGAGATATCACAATGAAGATGGATCTACTTACTATGATATACAACACAAAGATTGAGTTTTTTAATGGAAATTATGCCTATGGAGCAGCAATACCTCTTGTGTATCTTGAGGTTAAAGGTGGATCAAACTTCGGAAGATTTAATGAGAACGCAAAGGGATTGGGAGATCTCACTCTTATTCCAGGAATGTTATTTTGGAATGAAGGGAATTATCATTTTAGCTTAGGAGAATTTATAATCATTCCAACTGCTGATTATGATGAAGAGGCTGAGGCCAATACTGGCCTTAACTACTATTCATTTGACACCAACTTTGCTGCTACATATTTAAATCCAGAGACTGGTCAGGATTATTCTGTTAATATAGGGCATATCTATAATACTGAAAATAAAGATACTGACTATCAAACAGGACAAGAATTTCATATCGATTTAGTATTAAATCAGTTTTTTTCAGAAAATTTTGCAGTAGGAGTGCATGGATTTTATCTTAAACAGTTTACAAGTGATCAGGTTAAAAATGATACTGCCAACAGTTTGTTAAGTGGTTTTAAAGGCGAAGCCGCTGGATTTGGCCCGGCAGTTATGTGGGCAACTAATATTATGAATCAGGATGTTACTTTTATAGCGAAATGGTTATATGAGTTTCACGCAGACAATAGAATTGAAGGAGATCATCTTTTTCTTAGCTTTGCTTTAAGCTTGTAA
- the recR gene encoding recombination mediator RecR: MATKSIEKLTDYFYRFPGIGKKSASRLAFHILEMEKNEIEEFVKAVYEVKENTEKCTVCGNLSESPICDICDNESRDNSVICVVEDNRDIIALEKSKSYNGKYHVLNGKIAPLSGITPDKLNIKSLLTRVAAEEIDEIILALNPDLEGETTAMYLMKLLKPFGVKISKIASGIPMGGNIEFSDIATINRALNDRKEQ, from the coding sequence TTGGCAACAAAAAGTATAGAGAAATTAACAGATTATTTTTATAGATTTCCAGGAATTGGAAAGAAATCTGCCAGCAGATTGGCATTTCACATCCTAGAGATGGAAAAAAATGAGATAGAGGAATTTGTGAAGGCTGTCTATGAGGTAAAAGAGAATACTGAAAAATGTACAGTTTGTGGGAACTTAAGCGAATCTCCTATCTGTGATATATGTGATAATGAAAGTAGAGATAACTCTGTCATATGTGTAGTAGAAGATAATAGAGACATTATCGCCTTGGAAAAATCAAAATCATATAACGGTAAATACCATGTTTTAAATGGTAAGATTGCCCCTCTAAGTGGTATAACTCCTGATAAATTAAATATCAAATCACTTTTAACTAGGGTGGCTGCTGAAGAAATAGATGAGATCATCCTAGCTCTTAACCCTGATTTAGAAGGAGAAACTACGGCTATGTATCTCATGAAACTACTCAAACCATTTGGCGTTAAGATCTCTAAGATTGCCAGTGGAATTCCCATGGGTGGAAATATCGAATTTTCTGATATTGCTACTATCAACAGAGCATTAAACGATAGAAAAGAACAATAA